From one Dysidea avara chromosome 9, odDysAvar1.4, whole genome shotgun sequence genomic stretch:
- the LOC136266563 gene encoding TNF receptor-associated factor 1-like → MCIRASLGTGEKTHLSIFFVLMRGEYDPLLQWPFEPKVSLILVDQDHKKHLVQTFKPNAQSESFKRPVSDMNVASGCPEFAKLSILDNQSYVKEDVMYIKAIVDTSVDKHVELFYKV, encoded by the exons ATGTGTATCAGAGCTTCCCTTGGTACTGGAGAGAAGACACACCTCTCCATCTTCTTTGTGCTAATGAGGGGCGAGTATGATCCCCTCCTTCAGTGGCCATTTGAGCCTAAAGTTAGCCTAATCCTTGTTGACCAAGATCATAAGAAGCATCTTGTCCAAACCTTCAAACCTAATGCTCAGTCCGAAAGTTTCAAGAGACCAGTTAGCGATATGAATGTTGCCAGTGGCTGTCCAGAATTTGCCAAGCTCTCGATCCTTGATAACCAAAGTTATGTCAAGGAAGATGTGATGTACATCAAAGCCATTGTGGATACAT CTGTTGACAAGCATGTTGAGCT GTTTTATAAGGTTTAA
- the LOC136266565 gene encoding TNF receptor-associated factor 6-like has protein sequence MPGHKVYPVDGGEVRDGLTCTYCKLMLKDPVQTSETGLRLCRECFYKARSDPSYTDEFDPNDEIWPDFAVKREIANLTVKCENYQAGCDWAGLFKDLMKHLDDCQFKVIVCENLGCGERVLLSELEVHLKEECLHRQVECKDCGKKMSFIELQEHTELCPNAPKVCENCKKKVPASEKPPQY, from the exons ATGCCGGGACACAAGGTATATCCAGTAGATGGTGGAGAAGTTCGCGATGGACTGACCTGTACATACTGCAAACTAATGTTGAAGGATCCTGTACAAACCAGTGAAACTGGACTGAGATTATGCAGGGAGTGTTTTTACAAAGCTAGGAG tgATCCCAGTTATACTGATGAATTTGATCCTAATGACGAG ATATGGCCAGATTTTGCTGTGAAGAGAGAGATTGCTAACCTCACAGTGAAATGTGAGAACTACCAGGCTGGATGTGATTGGGCAGGATTGTTCAAGGATTTGATG AAACACTTGGATGACTGCCAGTTCAAGGTAATAGTATGTGAGAATCTTGGATGTGGGGAACGAGTGCTACTATCAGAGTTAGAAGTACACTTAAAGGAGGAATGTCTTCATCGACAAGTGGAGTGTAAGGATTGTGGCAAGAAGATGTCCTTCATTGAACTACAG GAACACACTGAACTGTGTCCTAATGCTCCTAAAGTGTGTGAGAACTGTAAAAAGAAAGTACCAGCATCAGAG AAGCCTCCACAGTATTGA
- the LOC136266197 gene encoding piggyBac transposable element-derived protein 4-like — translation MPKFTKKLKRGEIDYYHSDELLALTWHDKRDVRMLSTVHTPVIVDTNKVHHKTKETICKPQCVTDYINSMGAVDKSDMQISLAECVRKTRKWYKKLVFHLIDMAMYNAYILYQHNIGKKHSFYKFKPAAAKQIIQAHSFSRETSGRPRSSGESPLCLTGQHFPSRVPERAQGSRTRRRCHVCQHTTRKTQHRTDTKYMCVECNVALCAEPCFMEYHTKLVY, via the exons ATGCCAAAGTTTACAAAGAAGCTAAAAAGGGGAGAGATTGACTATTATCATAGTGATGAACTATTGGCTTTGACTTGGCATGACAAGCGAGATGTGCGTATGTTATCAACCGTCCACACTCCCGTTATTGTTGACACAAATAAAGTGCACCATAAAACAAAGGAAACAATATGCAAACCCCAATGTGTTACCGATTATATAAATTCCATGGGAGCAGTGGACAAATCTGACATGCAAATAAGCTTAGCCGAATGTGTTCGTAAAACCAGAAAGTGGTACAAAAAGTTGGTTTTTCACCTTATTGACATGGCAATgtataatgcatacattttatATCAGCACAATATTGGTAAAAAACATAGTTTTTATAAGTTCAAACCGGCAGCAGCAAAGCAGATCATCCAGGCACACTCCTTCAGTAGAGAGACCTCAGGACGTCCACGATCATCAGGAGAATCACCACTATGTCTCACTG GTCAACATTTTCCTTCTCGTGTGCCTGAAAGAGCTCAAGGCTCACGGACAAGAAGAAG ATGTCATGTTTGTCAGCATACTACTCGTAAGACTCAACATCGTACTGACACAAAGTACATGTGCGTTGAGTGTAATGTTGCTTTGTGTGCTGAACCATGCTTCATGGAGTATCACACTAAACTGGTTTATTAA